In one window of Microbacterium maritypicum DNA:
- a CDS encoding RNA polymerase sigma factor gives MIDGAPGAGLDHASDDGRARWERAADLFDAWRESDSRAMDELVRLMTPVLWHVVRAYGLERTLAEDVVQTTWLRLVRGHGSISDSRAVSAWLTTTARREAWKVAKAHGKVDTTDVDDLDTLLPEQASAEEHATIGDENRRLWSAVRRLNDRCQRLLRVIAFEDRPDYAHIASDLAMPIGSIGPTRNRCLAKLRALLDGPPTAPAGGLA, from the coding sequence ATGATCGACGGTGCACCCGGCGCCGGTCTCGATCATGCCTCGGATGACGGGCGTGCACGCTGGGAGCGCGCCGCAGATCTGTTCGACGCATGGCGCGAGAGCGACAGCCGCGCGATGGACGAGCTCGTACGGCTGATGACGCCCGTGCTCTGGCACGTCGTGCGCGCCTACGGACTCGAACGCACCCTCGCCGAAGACGTCGTGCAGACCACCTGGCTGCGGCTGGTGCGCGGTCACGGATCGATCAGCGATTCGCGGGCCGTGTCGGCCTGGCTCACCACCACAGCACGCCGCGAAGCCTGGAAGGTCGCGAAGGCACACGGCAAGGTCGACACGACCGATGTCGACGACCTCGACACCCTGCTCCCCGAGCAGGCTTCGGCCGAGGAGCACGCGACCATCGGCGACGAGAACCGTCGGCTGTGGTCGGCCGTCCGCCGCCTGAACGACCGCTGCCAGAGGCTGCTGCGCGTGATCGCCTTCGAGGACCGCCCGGACTATGCGCACATCGCCAGCGACCTCGCGATGCCCATCGGCAGCATCGGCCCCACACGGAACCGGTGCCTCGCGAAGCTCCGCGCCCTGCTGGACGGACCGCCGACAGCGCCGGCGGGGGGACTCGCATGA
- a CDS encoding S8 family peptidase: MDQPKGWTWQDRAEGSIRRGTALDPSTEPVDGIRAFPTAYLPERLLITRTLGDGEAYDREVRTLRDAADTFGWQLEIEDGTRSAVDGELVPGVPGFLRARLRTPDEPVRGESPVAPDAWRVLQRARRMSRSTMPRTSLDHVLSIDPVGLNPFTRTNPFTRTNPFTRTNPVRGAGGGAGGSDDYLEPGRGARQPVSWLGPAPVRGPAPKRGRRPVVAVLDTGCGEHAWLPADIVTRTVDLDGVPVGLTDDADPERYPDLYGQLDGEIDAVAGHGTFIAGIVRQAAPEADILSIRVAGALGVVDESTLLETVAQVVTLLARHREDPKTGFPIDVLNLSLSYYHETPIDGLFSLTLYQLLAKARELGCVVVCSAGNDAIDRPSFPASLWSWPGADNGIRRDRDAPLVSVGALNPSAQSVALFSNIGPWVQAYAPGAAVVSTSPAFVGGTQAVTRADVEGLRRETIDPDDYRGGFAVWSGTSFSAPYVAARIAAQLGTVPVGGVSPAAAAKAVAAVLKSLPTPVDLD, translated from the coding sequence ATGGATCAGCCCAAGGGATGGACCTGGCAGGACCGCGCGGAGGGATCGATCCGCCGGGGAACCGCGCTCGATCCGAGCACGGAGCCGGTGGACGGCATCCGCGCGTTTCCGACGGCGTATCTGCCGGAGCGGCTGCTGATCACCCGCACCCTCGGCGACGGGGAGGCCTACGACCGCGAGGTGCGCACTCTGCGTGATGCCGCCGACACCTTCGGATGGCAGCTCGAGATCGAGGACGGCACCCGCTCGGCGGTCGACGGCGAGCTGGTTCCGGGGGTTCCCGGCTTCCTGCGCGCACGGCTGCGGACTCCTGACGAACCGGTCAGGGGCGAGTCACCCGTCGCACCCGACGCCTGGCGAGTGCTCCAGCGCGCACGCCGCATGTCGCGCTCGACGATGCCGCGGACGAGCCTCGACCACGTGCTGTCCATCGATCCGGTCGGGCTCAATCCCTTCACCAGGACGAACCCCTTCACACGCACCAACCCGTTCACCCGCACGAACCCGGTGCGCGGCGCCGGAGGGGGCGCGGGCGGCAGCGACGACTACCTCGAGCCCGGACGCGGCGCACGGCAGCCCGTGAGCTGGTTGGGCCCCGCCCCTGTGCGCGGACCCGCGCCGAAACGCGGACGGCGCCCCGTGGTCGCGGTGCTCGACACCGGTTGCGGCGAGCACGCCTGGCTGCCTGCCGACATCGTCACGCGCACGGTCGACCTCGACGGCGTGCCGGTCGGGCTGACCGACGACGCCGATCCGGAACGCTACCCCGATCTGTACGGGCAGCTCGACGGTGAGATCGACGCGGTCGCCGGACACGGCACGTTCATCGCCGGCATCGTCAGACAGGCGGCTCCGGAGGCGGACATCCTCTCGATCCGGGTGGCGGGAGCCCTCGGGGTGGTCGACGAGAGCACGCTGCTCGAGACCGTGGCCCAGGTCGTGACCCTGCTGGCGCGCCACCGGGAGGATCCGAAGACCGGCTTCCCGATCGATGTGCTGAACCTGTCGCTCAGCTACTACCACGAGACGCCGATCGACGGATTGTTCAGCCTCACGCTGTACCAGCTGCTGGCCAAGGCACGCGAGCTCGGCTGCGTGGTCGTGTGCTCGGCCGGCAACGACGCGATCGACCGCCCCTCGTTCCCGGCGTCGCTCTGGTCCTGGCCCGGCGCCGACAACGGCATCCGTCGGGACAGAGACGCGCCGCTCGTGTCGGTCGGAGCGCTGAACCCCTCGGCGCAGTCGGTCGCCCTCTTCTCGAACATCGGCCCGTGGGTTCAGGCCTACGCGCCGGGGGCCGCCGTGGTGAGCACATCCCCCGCGTTCGTGGGCGGCACCCAGGCGGTCACGAGGGCCGACGTCGAGGGCCTCCGCCGCGAGACGATCGATCCCGACGACTATCGGGGCGGGTTCGCGGTGTGGAGCGGCACCTCGTTCTCGGCCCCGTACGTCGCAGCGCGCATAGCCGCCCAGCTCGGCACCGTCCCCGTCGGCGGCGTCAGCCCCGCCGCTGCGGCGAAAGCCGTCGCCGCCGTCCTGAAGTCGCTGCCGACCCCGGTCGACCTCGACTGA